From the Maioricimonas rarisocia genome, one window contains:
- a CDS encoding SDR family NAD(P)-dependent oxidoreductase, with the protein MNLEGRNILVTGASKGIGRGCALELARGGANVAINYRSDQEAAEQIADEVRALGPKALLLQADVGEQAAVEDLIRATADEFGQIDGFVSNAVYSDRELMVDADLEGFRKTIDVSMWGAFYGVRAAAKAMIAQKSGGSIVVMSSPHAKIPIPTAMAYNMAKAAIDHMARTAAIELAEHRIRVNVVHPGWIDTPGERKFFSDEQLEEGARSIPWGRLGKPEEIGRLVRFMLSGDCDYMTGSTVLMDGGISLPWWSNRSEGKQ; encoded by the coding sequence ATGAATCTGGAAGGCCGCAACATCCTGGTGACCGGAGCGTCCAAGGGAATCGGCCGGGGCTGTGCGCTGGAACTGGCACGCGGCGGTGCCAATGTTGCCATCAACTACCGGTCCGATCAGGAAGCGGCCGAGCAGATTGCCGACGAAGTCCGCGCCCTGGGACCGAAGGCTCTGCTGCTGCAGGCCGACGTCGGTGAGCAGGCTGCTGTCGAAGACCTGATCCGGGCGACGGCCGACGAATTCGGCCAGATCGACGGTTTCGTCTCCAATGCTGTCTACAGCGACCGGGAACTGATGGTCGATGCCGACCTCGAAGGCTTCCGCAAGACGATCGACGTCTCGATGTGGGGAGCATTTTACGGCGTGAGGGCGGCCGCCAAGGCGATGATCGCCCAGAAGTCGGGCGGATCGATCGTCGTGATGAGTTCGCCGCACGCAAAGATCCCGATCCCGACCGCCATGGCGTACAACATGGCCAAAGCGGCAATCGATCACATGGCTCGTACAGCGGCGATCGAACTTGCAGAGCACCGCATTCGGGTCAACGTCGTGCATCCTGGCTGGATCGATACGCCCGGCGAGCGGAAGTTCTTCAGCGACGAACAGCTCGAAGAAGGAGCCCGGTCGATTCCCTGGGGACGACTGGGGAAGCCGGAAGAAATCGGCCGGCTGGTCCGCTTCATGCTCTCCGGTGACTGCGACTACATGACCGGCAGCACGGTGCTGATGGACGGCGGTATCAGCCTGCCGTGGTGGTCGAACCGGAGCGAAGGGAAGCAGTAG